A stretch of DNA from Temnothorax longispinosus isolate EJ_2023e chromosome 2, Tlon_JGU_v1, whole genome shotgun sequence:
TTAGTAGCGTCTTGGAGTTCTGCCTGAATTGGAGTATTGGTACCAGACCGTGGTGTCACGATATTAGGAGTGACAGTAGCCACAGGTACCACTGACACTGGCTGAACAGTCGTCAACAAATTTTGCACAGATTGTTGCGTTTGTACGGATGTAGGCGGTGTTAATGGCTGATTCGGAGCTGCTGAGAAAACCGATCCTCTGTGATGAATCTTAGCCAATTCCTGCTCCAATTCTTGTAAACGGGATCCCGGTCTTTGAGCTCGcatctttacattttctttgcttGGGCTCATATTTTCGGACCCTGTAGGAGCTCCTGGTGTTGGACTGTCAAGAGAACATTCCacattctgaaaaaaaattttatacggaTACTTTTGGGACAACGAGAATCACCAATTGCGTATATCAAGTATAATAACACCATAAAAAGACTTACAGTTTGTGAAAGTGCACCAGAACTGTCTTGCGTTATAGTGGAACCCTCGATAGTCGTGTCGGCTTGCGTATCGGTGAGAATAGTGGAGGAATGTATTGTTGTTTGAGGAGATAACGGACATGCGGCATTCGCAGACGAAACTGGCACgccaatattatataatttctgttgCAAAGAATGCATATACGCGTCGTATCCTCCAACCACCTGATTATTATGAGGTGTGGCAGGATAGCTTATAGGTGGTGTACCAACATTCAGCGATTCCGACGGTTGACTTGTCAATTGTACAAGTTTCTGATGTAAGTCAGCTATAGTTTGCGGTCCTGCACCACCTCCAACAGTCCCGACGCAGTTTATATCCGACATTTTGTCCAACGAATTCTGTTGACTGAGTTTGCggtgttgctgttgctgctgctgtgaTTGCGACAACTGTTGTTGCAGAATCGATGTAGAATCGATGGATTCAACAAGAGTGTGCTCAGGCGTCACATCGTGACTCGAATTCTCATTTTCGGATGTAAGTAACTGGCAATCGGAACTAGCACGGCGTATACTGAAAtgataaagtaaattttaaaaagacaaGTTATAAAGCGTTTCatatttcgtttttcttcTGTATTGTTGCTATCGAATTGAATCGATAAATGTACATACCAATTTGAACTCGAAGATTCCAGATTCTCAATTTCCGAAGATTTGGCCAAATGTTGTTCCGGAAGCTTTAAATGTAAGTGTGATTGATCTAATATGGCGGGAGATTCGCTGTGTTGTTGGTCTTGCATGATCTGCTGATGCATTTGCGGCTGCAAAGGAATTTGTTGTAACTGCAATTGATTTGGCAGCGGCTGCAGCTGATTTGGTTGTACATGTCGTATCGGCTGCTGTAAAGGAGTTTGATTAGTCACGATCCAATTTCCTTGAGCGGTCGATTGAGTCGATACACTCTGAAGAATGGACTGCACCATCTGTGATTGCGCGTCAATCTGTTGAGGGATTGTTAACGGAACCGACTGTGGTATCGGCTGCACTTGATTCTGGTGAAGCACCTGCTGATTTTGGAACGCTTGCTGAAAGTTCTGCTGTCCCTGATATCCCTGATGCACGATTTGCCCTTGATAATTATGTTGAATAGGCGGTTGAATTTGCAGTTGACTCGCCTCCGGTTGTATAGGCTGAAAATACTGCTCGGATTGCACAGGTTTGTAGTCAACTGATGCGGAAGCGGCAACGTTAGGAACAGCAGCTGGTTCGTGGTTGGTCAAAGGATGAGGCGTGACAGATTTTGATTTCGGATTGGAAAGTATATTTGCTAAATTTTGCGCGAGATCTGGAAGCGTCGAGGACATCTCTTTCGTTTTAACGGGGACTTTAGGTGTGGAAATGTCTGCGGCAGCAACCGGATGTGCAGAAGCAGGTACCGGCATGGATGGAGGCATGGTTCCCGGAACATGTTGCACGTTTTGATGAGATTGAGTGGTTTCTATAGCGCTTTGCGGCAACGGCATTGTACCGGGGATGTCTTGCGAAACAACTTGTATGTGTTGCATATGTGTTACAGGTATATTAGTTGTGTTCACGCCTTGCCTCTTTTCCTCGACTATGCCGGACGATTCCAAAATTTGAGAGTCTGTGGATACATTGGATGCTGTGGATAAACTCGACACTCTACGATTTCGATCGTCCATAAGCGTTGATTGCACCGGTTGCATATGGCCCGATAGCATCACATACTGCTGCGTCGGAGGCTGCATCTGTTGCGGAATGAATTGCTGCTGAACCACCGGACGCTGGACCTGCATCTGTTCCGCTTGTACGTGCATCTGCATTATGCCTTGCTGTATAGGAATTTGCTGCTGTGGTGGTTGCATTACAACATTGGGTTGTATCATCGCTTGATTTGGATACTGCGCCTGTGTTTGGACTATTCCATTCGAATGGAGCGGTTGAGGCTGCAACTCCTGCGAATTAACCGGCACAAAATGCTGCATACTAGCTGGAGGTATTTGTTGCGACGTTATCGTAGATCCCTGGACGATTATGGTATGCTGGTTCGACTGTCCGATAGTCGTGGTTTGTTGCACGTGTCCCGTTACTTGTTGCAGAGTTTGCATTTGAATAATGCTCTGCTGCAGTCCGATCGACTGTTGTCCCGGCTGTAAGATTTGTTGCGCGCTGTCTGTCTGTTCTATGGCATACGGAATATTCTGAACTATTGTTTCGTTATTGTTAGTTTGTTCGTGCGTCGTTGCACTCTGAATTTCTAAAACATTTGCCTCCGTGTGGTTTATTTGTTCctcatttttcaatataagcTCCGCGTTCGTAACAGGTGCGACAGATTGCGATGCTGACATTGCGATATTTGTACGATCTATGCTTTCACCGGCAGAAGATTCCCCTTCAAGtgcgatatttttttgttcGGTCACAGGACTAACTAAGAAGCGAGAAACTTTGCGCATTGGCGTCGGTACCGTTAAAGTCGATATCTCTGCAGCAACGTCGGCCGCATTTATCTCTTTAGTTATTCCAGATTCCTTTACATCTACTCCATCTTGCTGTTCTTGAGATTCTTTCGATGCTTCACTTGCATTACTTGCGCTCACTATTGTATCCTGTATTTGAGTCTGAGCGTGCGTTGTAGTAGTTTGATAAGATTTAAAGGCCGAATTACTAGCATCATCCTGAATATTATGCTGTGCTTCCACAACTGTTTCCGCGGACGTTGCAGAAACGATAGTTTCTTGATTATCCGTCGGGTCACTCGGTATATTTGTAGGTGTTAAGGTGTCGGTATTTTGTGTAGATGTGGATGACCTCCTGGAAGCTTCGGCTGATGTATTTTCGGCACCGGCTTGACTATCAGGAGTCTGAGCGACTTGCTGCTTCTCCAAACTGGTATTGGCAATATGAGAAATAATCTGATCGATCGGCAACAATTTCGTTGGAGTAGAAGTATTTGAAGTTTCGTCTCTctgaaatgaataaaatattcattattatttcaaatacttggtagtagataaatatataatataaacaatgaCCCGTGTGTATATATccaatatatttaacaaacatATTAACAATTCTGCATCATAAACTTCAAGATATATCTtatcaaattttcttatttaaaaaacgtattttAAAGACATTcatgaagaaataattttataaaaatatccattGTAAGAACATCTCTTTGCTCTTTTATTTACACAATAGAAATAACAGTTtaccaaattttattatagtgcaatatttaaaatatgatgcAAAATATGTTCTTATATGTACGAGAACATAACGAtcattgcaatatttataaaatgtttctaaTCAAGACTGTCGTAAAATAATAggttttcataaaataaaaatacgtagaattatttttcaatatataaatcaatacatTCGATGAATACAGcacacaaaataatattataatatgcgTATACGTGATTGCTTTGTACATATACGTTGTACATATACTGTAATGATGTAAGATAATCTGCGAAAAAAAggtgtaaaaaatatgatgtaaATCAATCCCAAGAAAGTTCtgacattttcaaaaaatttccaaacaCGCAAATCAATTTCCCGGTCATAGTTTCATCGAAACCACACGTCTAGTACTCGTTTCTTTCTGTGTTATGAAAGAAATCGGTGTGTTACCGtaagaaaacaaaaacttttttaaatctcgGAACTTTCTTAGATTTCTGCATACATAATGTGAACCTATAACaagacaaaattataaatggcCTAACAAGTGTCCGAGTCTGGGCATAATTGGTTgcaagtgtaacaaaaatgaaATGCATAAGCGTCCACGAATATAACTCTGAAATGTGTAGGAGAAACAGGAGAAGGGACGGTGGGATCGATGAACTCACCGAACGGTGTCTACGGTGGACTTTGTACGACGATCGGTGGCTGCTTTGACGTGTTAGCGAGCCATGTCTCACCTGCTGCGTCCAAAACCATACACACCAATTATATGCATACCCTTGATtctatattgaaaatatatgttcCACACAAAGTCCCCTAtgctattttaatattactgcCCTGGATTATAGTTCGATTTTAAATGGAAATGCAAATTGGTCCATTTGAGAAGAAAATGACCACATTACTTATGCGAATCATTGTCTTGGACGCATCTGTATGTTTAAAGagcacataaaattttcacgcGATGATAAAGAAAGtaatcgcgaaaattttacaaaatatgatgTAAATATCATTTACATCACACACACTGCATCTTTGACGATGACATTAATGTCTAGCTTATTCTTTAATAGCTACAAAAGTTATACCTTAGCTGTATCGAGACTGTGGTCGCGATCCCTAGGACGTCGACTTGTAACCGGGCTTCCACCGGCAGATTGATCAGGTGGACCATGTGCTACCAAAGGTAGGGCTCGCGTAGGATCCAACCGCAATTGTTTGACAATGTCTTCAATTAATTCTACGAACGTCTCGCATTGAGATTGCGGCAATAGATTTTCAGCAACCTGGATAcattgagagagagaagaaaaagaaaaaataatgtgaGACAAAaggcaatatataattaagtaaatgtcaaaatataGATATGTCAGATGTCAAAATATATCCTTACCAAATTATTGGCAATGTCTGTAGGTACCATATCGTCTCGATCAAATTTAAAGGTAACAGTCTTTTGTTTACTCGTATCTAACTGGCACTCGACAGTCATTGATTGTCCTTCGCCACTACTGACAGACAAGACTGTTAATTTAATGCCCGGCTTCTTACGTTTAGTTCCTGTACGTTTTATCCGGCTTCTCTCGGAAGCGGGAACGCTTTCGGAATTTTCTGGCGTGACtctaaaagataaaatatttaattaagtttacaattatttttactcgtCTTTATTCCATCTTGTCTTACCCATCGTTTGACGCTACACTCTGCTGTGCAACGCCCGTTGTGACTGGAGCAGGTGTAGCAATTTGATCTTGCTGTAAATTAATTGGTAGATCTGGTGGCAGAGACAGCACTGAATCCATTGTATCTTGTTTTATCAGGGAAGACCTGTCAGTCGTGGGACATTGATCCGTATTCGAAAGAAAATGTTGATGTTGCTGCTGCAGATTAGTGGATGATTGCGCTGAGACGTTCGCTATATTGGGCGTTATCGAAATAGAATTGGGCATGACATTCGCGTTTTGCGAATACTGCATTTGCACGAGAATATTTTGTTGAGACTGAGGCTGTGGGCCGGTATTGCCGAGCAAAGCGGGCGCGCTTTGTATGTTGGGGATCGTCGAGGTCGGGACATTTTGCATATGAGTCACAGCCGACGTATTATTGACACTTATGCCCGATGGTATAGATGTTTGAACTTGACCTGTCGATGGGATGTATTGCGACTGTGAGGATGCGGGCATCGCGCCCGCGGGTAAACTCGTGTGAGAGTAAATCTGCGTCGCAGTTTGAGTGGACGATAAAATTTCTACGTGACCAGAGGGATTAGTAGACGTGGTATATGTGTGAAATATTTGTTGCGGCATGGTTTGCTGATACAAAGAACCCGCTGATACGTATCCCGAGGAACCAGCAGCGTTCTGCTGATAGTATTGCTGACTCTGAACAGACGGCGAACCAACGGTATGTTGTTGATGTAACTGCTGAACATGCTGAAGTTGCGATTGCGTCGCGTATTGCTGTTGCTGCGCGTGTTGTTGAAGCTGTTGATGCatttgctgctgctgctgttgggACAACATCTGCATTTGAGGCTGCATTTGTTGCTGTATCTGATGAGGAATTTGTTGTGGAACACTCATCTGATTCAACTGTATATATTGCTGTTGCTGTAGCTGCTGAAcatgctgctgctgctgttgttgcaTCTGCTGCGGCACCTGTGGAAATTGAGGTTGAGCCTGAACGTTTTGCGGAGTCGAACATTGTGGAGAATTCGCGTTCAAGCTCTGCGGAACATGTTGAGGATActgttgctgttgttgctgttgaTACTGCTGCTGTATTTGCTGTTGATATTGCATTTGTTGTGCTTGTTGGGACTGCACGACCGACGTTTGTTGTTGGATAATCGGTTGTTGCTGGACCAACTGAACCTGCTGCGCTTGTAAATTATGCTGTTGAGCTTGTTGACCGGTCGATTGTAGTTGCTGTTGTTGAATGGGCATTTGAGTTTGTTGCAATTGCATCGGGACTGGATTTTGCATTTGCATACTAATATTAGATTGAATttgttgttgctgttgctgttgctgctgctgctgcaatTGCATTTGTTGAAGAAGCAGTTGCTGCTGTAGCAAGTTCTCGGCGTTTGCAGCATTAGCTGCTGTGACTTCTGTGGCTGTGGCGGCAGTTTCCCTGTCCAAGCGTTCCTTCTCTTCTTTGGCTTTACGTTCCTCTCGTTCTCGCAATAGAGTGGTAATTTGCGATTTCAACATCTTAGCCACCGCTTTAGCATCTTCCTCTAATATCAGGCTAGATTTCGCCATCTCTAAAGCTACCTCTTCCGCGTTATCAGTCTGTATGTCAAAATCAAATTGTATCGCCTCGTTTTCCTTGTGTTTGTTGCTGCGCTTCTTAGGATCCAGCACACGCAATCTAAACTCAACACGCGACTGCTCCATATCCGCAACCGCCGAATCCCGCGATACCATCTCTAATTTCAGTCCAACATCATCGGCGAAGAATTCGTGATTAAGTAAGTCCTTAACAAGCGGtcgttcttctttcttcagACGTATACACATTTCTATGATATCACGTACCTCTGGATTTTCAACTTTATCGTAGCTCTGTGGTTTAACACCCTGCGTAATATAAATTGCTATTCAGAATATCATATCATTCCTCttcattatatgttaaattatattcataaaatttataaagataattatccCTCGTACGTAAATATCGATATCATAGACAACTAGAATTGTTCTAATTGACATAAAAGGTTGAAGTTGTAATACATGCTTACCGATACTACGCGTTTGTATATTTGTGCTGGTCCTGTACATTCGGAATATGGATACTCGCTAGTAGCCATCTCGAGCATACACATTCCGAAGGCATAAACGTCGACTGACTCGTCATAATGCTCCTCGTACATTTCAGGCGCCATAAATTCCGGTGTACCGATAACGCTTTTTGCAAAACTACGATTCTTCAATGTTGCAAGACCTAAATCGCCAATTTTCACGCTTCCTGTTGTACccgtgataaaaatattatcacatttcAAATCACGATGAATAATGGGCGGTGACCTAGAGTGAAGGAAGCTCAGGCCTTTCAAGATTTGCCGACACCAAGATTTTACTACTTTAGGATTAATCTTCTTGAACCTCCTCAAATATCTGTTGTAATACAGCCAATTAAAAACATGTACTACAATAACACTCTATAAACAATAAAGAACTTAACTCCATAAACAATAAAGAACTTACGTTTTCAATGTTCCCGATGTCATAAGTTCAGTGACtagtacaatatattttctacgaGTAAGTGTAACTTCCCAATAATCATAAAACCTTACAATATTCGGATGTTGTAATCCTTTTAACATTTCAGCCTCTTCCCTGAATCTCAATCTCTctgttttattcaattttttctcctACGGAAAATAAgcgttattttaaatgtattatctaaataaattttcaatttttaattattttaaaataatatattcaaatacttGTCTCACTTAATAaacatattgtacatatttaaaagGATATCTTACCTGCAACTCGCACCAAGCTACAGCTACGCCAGTTTGAGTATCTAACCCGCGATAAACAGTCTTGAAACTGCCACGACCAATTTCCTCTTCAAATTTCAGAAATCTTCCATCCGGTGAAATACCGACGGCTTTCTCCTCATCATCGTCGTCCTCGACAGTCTGCACCTTaactttcattaataaattttgcaccTCTTCCATTGCCATTGTTTTTTGCGACAATTTTTCATCCGCCTTAAAGTTTTCGTCGAGTAATGGACCAATAAAACCTTCCACCGTTTCCTCCTGCGTAACTATATCCTTTTCAGGATGCTCTCTTATTTCTGTCTCGTCTCGCAAATTTGTATTCTGCACCTCTCCCATCTCGGTGTCTAACGGCGGAACTTTGCCTAATTTACTTAACGATTCATGAAGCGCCTGTGCTGCTACTATGTCGCTGATGCTGGTGCCATCGTCATCGTATATCGTAACTCTTTCCTCCTCCACCTCTTTCTCTACATCCACCGTCTTGGTGTCGGCATCCGTTATCTCTTCCAATACCTTTGATGTTACAAACCTCGAACTCTTAATTACCTCTTCGCTTAAACCTGTGCTACTTTTGACCCTCGATATCTTCTCCTTCTTATCGCTACTTACGGTATTCAAAGGTTCTGTAGTTTCTTTATCTGCACCATTATCACCACTATCCGTGTACCCTACGGATTCTCTACTTTTTGCTTGTTTACCTTCACTATTATCGTTTGTGGAATTCATTTCTATCTCTGTCGATATCATAGTATCATTTACATCTTTTTCTATGTTAGTTGATTCGACGTCTTTACTACTATGATGTTCAATCATTTTCTCTCcagaatttgtatttttatgtttcagAACTTTTTGGTCGTTATTACTAATTGATCTGGCGCCGAGAGTAGAGCTCAACAATGATTTTTGCTtatcatttataatactttCCTGATTAACCGCATGAAATTCGTGTACTACAGATGGTTTTATTGGCATAACATTTCTTTGTTCGAACTCATTTAAAATCACGTGTTGCACATCTGCAGCGTTCCTTGATGAATCGGTACGTTCTGCAAGAATATCACGTGCCACATTTGCTTCCTCATCTTTGCTGAATTTTGCTGATTTTACTTTACTAATTGGTGTAGAAGGTGTAGAACTAGaccctatacatatatatataaaatatataataaaatttcaatagatttatctcttatatattatacaattttattttaatcttgaaaattttacctGGTGTGGCAAACGCATTCTCCGTTGCTGCGATTGCTTCTTCAGCATCACTGAAACTACGATCATTTTCATGATCTAAGGATGATGAATTCACACTTTGGGTGGATGATCGATCAGAGATACGCAAGGCAGATAGTACTTTCTTTTTAGAAGATGGTGAACTGGTCGACAGACCGTTGCTAGTTATAGATAAAGAATCAGTACTCTGATCGTGTCGCTGTGCTCGAATTTGCTTTTTGGAAATACTAGCCGAACGACTTATATTGGATAATACCTGCACAAAACACAAAATGACATTAAATCACAATGACAATTTAAAGTATATGACAGTGATATTTCTTAATCGTgttatacaataaatgtttGAACGTTTCCGTGTTAATTTAGCACATGCAATTTAACTAACCTTCCTATCACCTGTAGTGTTGGCACTAGGACCTGCCTGCGCGACAATAGCTAGCTTTCTTTGGCGTTTGTGATTGTGTGCGTGGATCCTTTGGGTCGTTACAACTGCGCAAGGGCCTCCGCTTTCCTGAGAGGCTAAGTGGCCCACTGCCAAACTAATGCCACTTTGGCTGCCAGTGCCTCCACTGGCCACCAGCTTGGGACATAAACTAGACAAGCCTCCGCCAGTTCCACCTGAAGAACGTTGCCTATTTGTCTCATACCTGAAATTCCacgaagataattttatattgaacaAACCAGACagaatctattttatttcacacaAGTATTTCATATAGGACAAAAAATACCAATTTCAATCTAATTTTTTCGACATTTGTTTTACTAAGATcttaggaaaaaaatataaattaattcaaaggtcaaaacatataataagtaacataaatgtttaaattaatgagAAGCTTGTTTCCagggaatttaatttttttaattgtagaataaaaaaaagcgtttacacacatacacacacatatacatatatgtaacatcAGACATTAAATgacatatatatgaaatgtcATACTTTTCCTATCAGAATTTTAGGTGATTTATTCAATCAcgtcttatttatttaaacacaCATACATGCACATATACACGCACAAAATTCTTCAAAAGAAAGTATAACTCTATATGGATGAGTCATCTAATATCTGTGtgaatctctttttttaagaatatc
This window harbors:
- the Wnk gene encoding uncharacterized protein Wnk isoform X1, translating into MPRCYNDSKTVSSVSNNCKHSTDDIILTQSHAFSIGSQLNVDEDPSVVEKSHRRLRCDLSPVPTSTNSNLNIKLLGLKSDKGTRQDHQVSTGSGGHREKNRETKKRAAIGNTVRGFFSSGHSRQDRYETNRQRSSGGTGGGLSSLCPKLVASGGTGSQSGISLAVGHLASQESGGPCAVVTTQRIHAHNHKRQRKLAIVAQAGPSANTTGDRKVLSNISRSASISKKQIRAQRHDQSTDSLSITSNGLSTSSPSSKKKVLSALRISDRSSTQSVNSSSLDHENDRSFSDAEEAIAATENAFATPGSSSTPSTPISKVKSAKFSKDEEANVARDILAERTDSSRNAADVQHVILNEFEQRNVMPIKPSVVHEFHAVNQESIINDKQKSLLSSTLGARSISNNDQKVLKHKNTNSGEKMIEHHSSKDVESTNIEKDVNDTMISTEIEMNSTNDNSEGKQAKSRESVGYTDSGDNGADKETTEPLNTVSSDKKEKISRVKSSTGLSEEVIKSSRFVTSKVLEEITDADTKTVDVEKEVEEERVTIYDDDGTSISDIVAAQALHESLSKLGKVPPLDTEMGEVQNTNLRDETEIREHPEKDIVTQEETVEGFIGPLLDENFKADEKLSQKTMAMEEVQNLLMKVKVQTVEDDDDEEKAVGISPDGRFLKFEEEIGRGSFKTVYRGLDTQTGVAVAWCELQEKKLNKTERLRFREEAEMLKGLQHPNIVRFYDYWEVTLTRRKYIVLVTELMTSGTLKTYLRRFKKINPKVVKSWCRQILKGLSFLHSRSPPIIHRDLKCDNIFITGTTGSVKIGDLGLATLKNRSFAKSVIGTPEFMAPEMYEEHYDESVDVYAFGMCMLEMATSEYPYSECTGPAQIYKRVVSGVKPQSYDKVENPEVRDIIEMCIRLKKEERPLVKDLLNHEFFADDVGLKLEMVSRDSAVADMEQSRVEFRLRVLDPKKRSNKHKENEAIQFDFDIQTDNAEEVALEMAKSSLILEEDAKAVAKMLKSQITTLLREREERKAKEEKERLDRETAATATEVTAANAANAENLLQQQLLLQQMQLQQQQQQQQQQQIQSNISMQMQNPVPMQLQQTQMPIQQQQLQSTGQQAQQHNLQAQQVQLVQQQPIIQQQTSVVQSQQAQQMQYQQQIQQQYQQQQQQQYPQHVPQSLNANSPQCSTPQNVQAQPQFPQVPQQMQQQQQQHVQQLQQQQYIQLNQMSVPQQIPHQIQQQMQPQMQMLSQQQQQQMHQQLQQHAQQQQYATQSQLQHVQQLHQQHTVGSPSVQSQQYYQQNAAGSSGYVSAGSLYQQTMPQQIFHTYTTSTNPSGHVEILSSTQTATQIYSHTSLPAGAMPASSQSQYIPSTGQVQTSIPSGISVNNTSAVTHMQNVPTSTIPNIQSAPALLGNTGPQPQSQQNILVQMQYSQNANVMPNSISITPNIANVSAQSSTNLQQQHQHFLSNTDQCPTTDRSSLIKQDTMDSVLSLPPDLPINLQQDQIATPAPVTTGVAQQSVASNDGVTPENSESVPASERSRIKRTGTKRKKPGIKLTVLSVSSGEGQSMTVECQLDTSKQKTVTFKFDRDDMVPTDIANNLVAENLLPQSQCETFVELIEDIVKQLRLDPTRALPLVAHGPPDQSAGGSPVTSRRPRDRDHSLDTAKQVRHGSLTRQSSHRSSYKVHRRHRSRDETSNTSTPTKLLPIDQIISHIANTSLEKQQVAQTPDSQAGAENTSAEASRRSSTSTQNTDTLTPTNIPSDPTDNQETIVSATSAETVVEAQHNIQDDASNSAFKSYQTTTTHAQTQIQDTIVSASNASEASKESQEQQDGVDVKESGITKEINAADVAAEISTLTVPTPMRKVSRFLVSPVTEQKNIALEGESSAGESIDRTNIAMSASQSVAPVTNAELILKNEEQINHTEANVLEIQSATTHEQTNNNETIVQNIPYAIEQTDSAQQILQPGQQSIGLQQSIIQMQTLQQVTGHVQQTTTIGQSNQHTIIVQGSTITSQQIPPASMQHFVPVNSQELQPQPLHSNGIVQTQAQYPNQAMIQPNVVMQPPQQQIPIQQGIMQMHVQAEQMQVQRPVVQQQFIPQQMQPPTQQYVMLSGHMQPVQSTLMDDRNRRVSSLSTASNVSTDSQILESSGIVEEKRQGVNTTNIPVTHMQHIQVVSQDIPGTMPLPQSAIETTQSHQNVQHVPGTMPPSMPVPASAHPVAAADISTPKVPVKTKEMSSTLPDLAQNLANILSNPKSKSVTPHPLTNHEPAAVPNVAASASVDYKPVQSEQYFQPIQPEASQLQIQPPIQHNYQGQIVHQGYQGQQNFQQAFQNQQVLHQNQVQPIPQSVPLTIPQQIDAQSQMVQSILQSVSTQSTAQGNWIVTNQTPLQQPIRHVQPNQLQPLPNQLQLQQIPLQPQMHQQIMQDQQHSESPAILDQSHLHLKLPEQHLAKSSEIENLESSSSNCIRRASSDCQLLTSENENSSHDVTPEHTLVESIDSTSILQQQLSQSQQQQQQHRKLSQQNSLDKMSDINCVGTVGGGAGPQTIADLHQKLVQLTSQPSESLNVGTPPISYPATPHNNQVVGGYDAYMHSLQQKLYNIGVPVSSANAACPLSPQTTIHSSTILTDTQADTTIEGSTITQDSSGALSQTNVECSLDSPTPGAPTGSENMSPSKENVKMRAQRPGSRLQELEQELAKIHHRGSVFSAAPNQPLTPPTSVQTQQSVQNLLTTVQPVSVVPVATVTPNIVTPRSGTNTPIQAELQDATNEKANPTQPIRKISRFVVSKVAGPPTHGNAAINQQQVVDAARSQLQQTEELKILERQNILSHHTDDLHGVSAQILHSRENSVPPTVQAIHGTNISNIEPEKEERFVALTPSEEYQLLIKRQTSELETLQRRHREELERFQQQQLQLLIQQQASALHHQHHPLLYHTVATNISGPRIPGMEDYLMFGTAPQTPLQKGPNNYPDTDETLRLAMQKLKQTPLQLQPQQASAGIPHAYVIPIPVVPSENMQSVVSQQSNNCSNDISESIDTTHSTAVGNPTQYQFAPILSEGTNIPSTTGPLSAPAPLSIPGATSAYIQYHEGQPLPNFQTFSCTPHGGFFLPAGYRLIYTPPTTQSQPATPATSHVTSSSRDDTPPTAEPHYSTTVENSMIPPSHSDQ